Below is a genomic region from Sneathia vaginalis.
ATTTGCCAGTATGCTCTAAATCCTCTAAAGTGATCTATACGTATTATATCGCATAATTTCAAGTTAGCTTTTATTCTATCTTTCCACCACTTATACCCTGTTCTTTTTAGCTTCTTCCAGTCATATAGAGGGTTACCCCATAATTGACCTGTAGCACTAAAGTAATCAGGTGGAACTCCTGCTACACAAACTGGTTTTCTATCTTTGTCGAATAAGAATATTTCTGGATTTGACCATGCATCTGCTGAATCAAATGATACAAATATTGGTATGTCCCCTATAATTTCTATTCCCTTGCTATTTGCATATTTTTTAACATCATTCCATTGTTTGAAGAATAGGAATTGTATGAATTTTTGCACATCTACTTCTTTTTCTAATTTCTTAGCATATTTGTCCTTAGCTCTCTTATGTGCTAATCTTAATTCATTATCAGGCCATATATCCCATGATGCTCCATTGAAATAGTTCTTGACTGCTATAAACAACGCATAGTTATCTAGCCATTCTGCATTTTCTTGTTTAAACTTATCGAATTCTTTTTCTAAGATTTCTTTTTTATCATATGCTTTCATAAGTATTGGGTTTTTTACATTGTATAACTTACCATAATCTATTACTAAATCATTTGTTCTCATAGGTTGTATATCATCGTATGTAAGCAAACCATTTTCAACTAACTTTTCTAGGTCAATTAAATATGGATTACCTGCAAATGCTGAAAAACATTGATATGGTGAATCACCAAAACCTGTGGGTCCTAGAGGAAAAATTTGCCATAATTTTTGTTTTGCCTCATGTAGAAAATCAATAAATTCAAAACACTTTTTACCTAATGTACCTATACCATATTCACTTGGTAATGAAATAGGTTGCATTAAAATTCCTGCTTTTCTTTCTTGTTTCACTTTAATACCTTCTTTCTATATTAACTCAAGTATAACGCTATCTGCTAGCATTATTCCCTTTTTCGTCAAGTATATTCTATTATCTTTGTGTGTGATTAGCCCTCTTTCTATTAGACTATCAATTTTATGCTTATCTTCTTTAAAAAATTTTGCTCCCGT
It encodes:
- the malQ gene encoding 4-alpha-glucanotransferase, which translates into the protein MKQERKAGILMQPISLPSEYGIGTLGKKCFEFIDFLHEAKQKLWQIFPLGPTGFGDSPYQCFSAFAGNPYLIDLEKLVENGLLTYDDIQPMRTNDLVIDYGKLYNVKNPILMKAYDKKEILEKEFDKFKQENAEWLDNYALFIAVKNYFNGASWDIWPDNELRLAHKRAKDKYAKKLEKEVDVQKFIQFLFFKQWNDVKKYANSKGIEIIGDIPIFVSFDSADAWSNPEIFLFDKDRKPVCVAGVPPDYFSATGQLWGNPLYDWKKLKRTGYKWWKDRIKANLKLCDIIRIDHFRGFRAYWQIPYGEETAINGKWVEGPGIDLFKSIEEEYPNLKIIAEDLGNLEEEDIKLVEETGYPGMKILQFAFDDDPDNVYLPHNYTTTNCVVYTGTHDNDTTQGWYNSLNEYERGLVRDYTDSASDDGMCWRLIRLAHRSVAKYSIIPIQDYLCYGSDTRMNVPGVGSGNWQFKLREGVLTHELAGAIGHITEIYGR